A stretch of the Musa acuminata AAA Group cultivar baxijiao chromosome BXJ2-7, Cavendish_Baxijiao_AAA, whole genome shotgun sequence genome encodes the following:
- the LOC135617301 gene encoding callose synthase 5-like has translation MAGGEPASTPGTGTAPVTGPMSGPQVLTRRSSTRSAAMATFSMEVFDNEVVPSSLGSIAPILRVASEIEAERPRVAYLCRFYAFEKAHRLDPSSSGRGVRQFKTALLQRLERDNTPSLAKRVKKSDAREIESFYQQYYENYVRALDQGEQADRAQLGKAYQTAGVLFEVLCAVNKTEKVEEVAPEIIASAKDVQEKTEIYVPYNILPLDAAGASLCIMQFEEIKAAVMALRNTRGLNWPSSFDQQRQKTGDLDLLDWLRIMFGFQRDSVRNQREHLILLLANVHIRLSPKPEPLHKLDERAVDAVMSKIFKNYKTWCKFLGHKHSLRLPQGAQPPEIQQRKILYMGLFLLIWGEAANIRFMPECLSYIFHNMAYELHGLLAGNVSVVTGENIRPSYGGDDEAFLKKVISPIYRVIEKEAKMSNNGKAPHSAWCNYDDLNEYFWSADCFSLGWPMKDDGNFFKSIRESRPIVQAGHSSLKVSNRSIGKSNFVETRTFWHIFRSFDRMWTFYILALQAMIIVAWSEHSLTEIFQKDILYSISSIFITAALLRFLQSVLDVVLNFPGFHRWKFIDVLRNFLKILVSLVWAIILPLVYIDSPSINLPWNELSKWLHQLNGVPPLYIMVVVLYLFPNILAGILFLFPMLRRWIENSDWHIVQLLLWWSQPRIYVGRGMHESQFTLFKYTLFWLLLLSSKFAFSYYMQIKLLMKPTKDIMNVHNIHYAWHEFFPNASGNYGAVLSLWAPVILVYFMDTQIWYAIFSTLYGGVSGAFGRLGEIRTLGMLRSRFHSLPGAFNTYLVPSEKARNRGFSFSKHFAEVSPSKRTEAAKFSQLWNEVICSFREEDLISDREMDLLLVPYSSDPSLKIIQWPPFLLASKIPVALDMAAQFQSKDSDLWKRICADEYMKCAVIECYESFKLVLNLLVVGENEKRIIGVIIKEIEASIGKNAFLSNFRMSALPTLCKKFVELLGILKEGDASKRDTLVLLLQDMLEVVTRDMMVHENRELVELGHSNKDSIPRRQLFAGTGSKPAIVFPPIITAYWEEQIKRLYLLLTVKESAVDVPTNLEARRRIAFFTNSLFMEMPRAPKVHKMLSFSVMTPYYSEETVFSKNDLDLENEDGVSIIFYLQKIYPDEWNNFMERINCKRESEVWSNEENVLQLRHWASLRGQTLCRTVRGMMYYRRALKLQAFLDMAQESEILEGYKIVTDSAEEEKKSQRSLSAQLEAIADMKFTYVATCQIYGNQKLSGDRRATDILNLMVNYPSLRVAYIDEVEERDGDKVQKVYYSVLVKAVDNRDQEIYRIKLPGSAKVGEGKPENQNHAIIFTRGEALQTIDMNQDNYLEEALKMRNLLEEFNEDHGLRQPTILGVREHIFTGSVSSLAWFMSNQETSFVTIGQRVLASPLKVRFHYGHPDVFDRIFHITRGGISKASRGINLSEDIFAGFNSTLRRGNITHHEYIQVGKGRDVGLNQISLFEAKVACGNGEQILSRDIYRLGHRFDFFRMLSSYFTTVGFYVSSMMVVIIVYAYLYGRLYLSLSGLESAIMTQARKRGNTALESAMASQSVVQLGLLMAMPMVMEIGLERGFRTAVSDFIIMQLQLCSVFFTFSLGTKSHYFGRTVLHGGAKYRATGRGFVVRHVKFAENYRMYSRSHFVKGLELMVLLIVYQINGAVTSDSFAFLLLTSSMWFLVTTWLFAPFLFNPSGFEWQKIVDDWDDWTKWINSWGGIGVPANKSWESWWDEEQEHLQSTGFLGRFWEIVLSLRFFLFQYGIVYHLNVANGNKSIIVYGLSWLVIVAVMLILKVVSMGRKKFSADFQLMFRLLKLFLFIGFIGILGILFTLLNLTVGDIFDSLFAFLPTGWALLQISQALRPVMKGLGLWGSVKALARGYEYVMGVVIFAPVAVLAWFPFVSEFQTRLLFNQAFSRGLQISRILAGGKKHN, from the exons ATGGCGGGCGGGGAACCGGCGTCTACCCCGGGAACGGGGACTGCGCCGGTGACGGGGCCAATGTCGGGGCCTCAGGTTCTGACGCGGCGGTCATCGACGAGAAGTGCGGCGATGGCGACCTTCTCCATGGAGGTCTTCGACAATGAGGTGGTGCCGTCGTCGCTCGGAAGCATCGCCCCCATCCTCCGCGTTGCGTCCGAGATCGAGGCCGAACGCCCTCGCGTCGCCTACCTAT GCCGTTTCTATGCGTTCGAGAAGGCGCATAGACTCGATCCCAGCTCCAGTGGACGCGGAGTTCGACAATTCAAGACCGCTCTCCTGCAGCGCCTCGAGCGG GACAATACGCCGAGTCTTGCTAAAAGGGTGAAGAAGAGTGATGCACGAGAAATCGAGAGCTTCTATCAGCAATACTACGAGAACTATGTCCGTGCTCTGGATCAGGGCGAGCAAGCAGATAG AGCTCAACTTGGTAAAGCTTATCAGACTGCTGGTGTCTTATTTGAAGTCCTCTGTGCTGTTAACAAAACTGAAAAAGTTGAAGAAGTTGCTCCAGAG ATTATTGCTTCCGCCAAAGATGTCCAAGAAAAGACGGAAATTTATGTCCCATATAACATCCTTCCCCTGGACGCTGCTGGTGCTTCACTATGTATTATGCAATTTGAGGAG ATTAAAGCAGCTGTGATGGCCTTGAGGAATACACGAGGCTTGAACTGGCCTTCTTCTTTTGATCAGCAAAGACAGAAAACAGGAGACTTGGATCTACTAGATTGGTTAAGGATCATGTTTGGGTTTCAG AGGGACAGTGTGAGGAATCAAAGAGAGCATTTGATCTTGCTCCTTGCTAACGTCCACATAAGGCTGTCGCCCAAGCCTGAACCTCTTCACAAG CTGGATGAGCGAGCTGTTGATGCAGTTATGAGTAAAATATTCAAGAACTACAAAACATGGTGTAAATTCTTGGGACACAAACATAGCTTACG GCTTCCACAAGGTGCACAACCACCCGAAATTCAGCAAAGGAAAATCCTTTACATGGGCTTATTTCTTCTTATCTGGGGTGAAGCTGCTAATATTCGCTTTATGCCAGAATGCTTGTCCTATATATTCCATAAT ATGGCATATGAGCTACATGGCCTATTGGCTGGGAATGTCAGTGTTGTGACAGGGGAGAACATCAGGCCTTcatatggtggagatgatgaagcATTCCTGAAGAAAGTAATTAGTCCAATTTATCGTGTGATTGAAAAG GAAGCTAAAATGAGCAATAACGGAAAAGCTCCACATTCAGCTTGGTGTAATTATGATGATCTAAATGAATACTTCTG GTCTGCTGATTGCTTTTCCTTGGGGTGGCCTATGAAGGATGATGGGAATTTCTTCAAATCTATACGGGAATCAAGGCCCATTGTTCAG GCAGGGCATTCATCTCTGAAGGTTTCTAATAGAAGCATAGGGAAATCAAATTTTGTTGAGACAAGAACATTTTGGCACATTTTTCGAAGTTTTGATCGCATGTGGACCTTCTATATACTTGCACTACAG GCAATGATAATAGTGGCCTGGAGTGAGCACTCACTGACAGAGATATTTCAGAAAGATATATTATACTCAATTTCTAGCATTTTCATCACAGCAGCATTACTACGCTTCCTCCAAA GTGTTCTTGATGTTGTTCTAAATTTCCCTGGCTTTCACAGATGGAAATTCATTGATGTCTTAAGAAATTTCCTCAAGATATTAGTTAGTCTTGTATGGGCCATAATTCTTCCTCTAGTTTATATTGATTCGCCAAGCATAAATTTACCCTGGAATGAACTGTCCAAGTGGCTTCATCAATTAAATGGTGTACCACCTTTATATATCATGGTTGTGGTACTGTACCTATTTCCCAATATACTAGCAGGCATCCTATTCTTATTTCCTATGCTCCGAAGATGGATAGAGAATTCAGATTGGCATATTGTTCAGCTTCTCTTGTGGTGGTCTCAG CCAAGAATATATGTTGGACGTGGCATGCATGAAAGTCAGTTTACGCTTTTCAA GTATACATTGTTTTGGTTGTTGCTGTTGTCTTCCAAGTTTGCCTTCAGTTATTACATGCAG ATAAAACTTCTTATGAAGCCCACAAAAGATATAATGAATGTTCACAACATTCATTATGCCTGGCATGAATTTTTCCCTAATG CTTCTGGTAATTATGGTGCTGTTCTCTCACTATGGGCTCCTGTGATTTTG GTATACTTTATGGACACTCAAATATGGTATGCAATTTTCTCTACCTTATATGGAGGTGTTTCCGGAGCATTCGGTCGACTTGGAGAA ATACGGACACTGGGTATGCTGAGATCAAGGTTCCACTCTTTGCCTGGAGCTTTCAACACATACCTTGTACCATCTGAGAAAGCTCGAAACAGGGGATTCTCTTTCTCAAAGCACTTCGCAGAG GTCTCTCCAAGCAAGAGAACTGAGGCAGCAAAGTTTTCCCAGCTATGGAATGAAGTAATTTGTAGCTTCCGAGAAGAAGACCTTATAAGTGA cagAGAGATGGATCTTTTGCTAGTTCCTTACTCATCAGATCCTAGCCTGAAGATAATACAATGGCCACCATTCCTGCTCGCAAGCAAG ATACCAGTAGCATTGGATATGGCTGCTCAATTTCAATCAAAGGATTCTGATCTGTGGAAACGCATCTGTGCGGATGAATATATGAAATGTGCCGTTATTGAATGCTACGAGTCCTTTAAACTTGTTCTTAACCTTCTTGTAGTTGGTGAAAATGAGAAAAG GATCATCGGCGTAATTATTAAAGAAATTGAAGCTAGCATTGGAAAGAATGCTTTTCTCAGCAACTTCAGAATGAGTGCCCTACCAACACTATGTAAGAAGTTTGTGGAGCTTCTAGGTATCTTG AAAGAGGGTGATGCATCTAAGCGTGACACACTCGTGTTATTGCTCCAAGACATGCTAGAAGTGGTCACCCGTGATATGATGGTTCATGAGAATCG TGAGTTGGTTGAGCTTGGCCACAGTAATAAAGATTCAATACCTCGAAGACAACTTTTTGCTGGCACAGGTTCAAAACCTGCAATAGTATTTCCTCCTATAATTACAGCATACTGGGAAGAACAG ATTAAACGGTTGTACCTCCTATTGACAGTAAAAGAATCTGCAGTAGATGTGCCTACAAACCTCGAAGCTCGTAGAAGGATAGCCTTTTTTACAAATTCATTATTTATGGAAATGCCACGTGCACCTAAAGTCCACAAAATGCTCTCATTCAG TGTAATGACCCCTTACTACAGTGAAGAGACAGTATTTtccaaaaatgatcttgatttggagAATGAAGACGGTGTCTCTATCATATTTTACCTGCAAAAGATCTACCC AGATGAATGGAACAACTTTATGGAGCGAATCAATTGCAAAAGAGAAAGTGAAGTTTGGTCCAATGAGGAGAATGTTCTACAACTTCGTCATTGGGCCTCTCTTAGGGGACAAACACTTTGTAGAACTG TTAGGGGTATGATGTACTATCGGAGAGCCTTGAAGCTTCAAGCTTTTCTTGATATGGCTCAGGAAAGTG AGATATTAGAAGGATATAAAATAGTTACTGATTCagcagaggaagaaaagaaaagccAAAGATCATTATCTGCTCAGCTGGAGGCTATAGCAGACATGAAATTCACATATGTTGCTACTTGCCAAATCTATGGAAATCAGAAACTGTCCGGAGATCGACGTGCAACAGACATTTTGAACTTGATGGTTAA CTACCCTTCTCTTCGTGTTGCATACATTGATGAAGTGGAAGAGAGAGATGGCGACAAGGTTCAGAAAGTCTACTACTCTGTGCTAGTAAAAGCTGTGGACAACCGTGACCAG gAAATATACCGTATTAAATTACCAGGATCAGCAAAAGTAGGTGAAGGAAAACCGGAAaaccaaaatcatgcaataatctTCACCCGTGGCGAAGCTCTTCAGACTATCGATATGAATCAA GATAACTATTTGGAAGAGGCACTTAAAATGCGCAACCTTCTTGAAGAATTCAATGAAGACCATGGACTACGTCAACCTACCATTCTTGGTGTCCGTGAGCATATTTTCACAGGAAG TGTGTCCTCTTTGGCGTGGTTTATGTCAAACCAAGAAACCAGTTTTGTAACGATTGGACAAAGAGTCCTCGCAAGTCCATTAAA AGTCCGATTTCATTATGGTCACCCAGATGTGTTCGATAGAATTTTTCACATCACCAGAGGTGGCATTAGCAAGGCATCTCGCGGGATCAACCTCAGCGAGGATATATTTGCTG GCTTCAACTCGACACTGAGACGTGGAAACATCACACATCACGAGTACATCCAGGTTGGAAAAGGTCGTGATGTTGGACTCAACCAAATCTCACTCttcgaagcaaaagttgcttgtgGCAACGGTGAGCAAATACTCAGCAGAGACATCTACCGCTTGGGTCATCGTTTTGACTTCTTCCGCATGCTATCATCCTACTTCACCACCGTTGGCTTTTACGTCAGCTCAATG ATGGTTGTAATCATAGTCTATGCCTACTTATACGGAAGACTCTACTTGTCACTAAGTGGGCTGGAGAGTGCAATCATGACGCAGGCAAGGAAGAGAGGGAACACAGCTCTGGAGTCAGCAATGGCATCTCAGTCGGTGGTCCAGTTAGGTTTACTGATGGCCATGCCAATGGTCATGGAGATCGGACTCGAGAGAGGATTCCGAACCGCAGTGAGCGACTTCATCATCATGCAGCTTCAGCTTTGTTCCGTCTTCTTCACGTTCTCCCTCGGAACCAAGTCGCACTACTTCGGCCGCACCGTCCTGCACGGCGGCGCAAAGTACAGagcaaccggaagaggcttcgtggtGCGCCATGTGAAGTTCGCCGAGAACTACAGGATGTACTCCCGGAGCCACTTCGTGAAGGGGTTGGAGCTGATGGTGCTTCTCATAGTGTATCAGATCAACGGAGCTGTCACCTCCGACTCGTTTGCTTTCCTGCTTCTCACCTCGTCCATGTGGTTCCTGGTGACCACCTGGTTGTTCGCGCCGTTCCTCTTCAACCCCTCCGGCTTCGAGTGGCAGAAGATAGTGGACGATTGGGACGACTGGACCAAGTGGATAAACAGCTGGGGAGGAATCGGGGTGCCGGCGAACAAGAGCTGGGAGTCGTGGTGGGACGAAGAGCAGGAGCACTTGCAGTCCACCGGGTTCCTCGGCCGCTTCTGGGAGATCGTCCTCTCTCTGCGCTTCTTCCTCTTCCAGTATGGGATCGTGTACCACCTCAACGTTGCCAATGGCAACAAGAGCATCATC GTGTACGGGCTGTCATGGCTGGTGATCGTGGCAGTGATGCTGATTCTCAAG GTGGTGTCGATGGGCAGGAAAAAGTTCAGCGCCGACTTCCAGCTCATGTTCCGGCTTCTCAAGCTTTTCCTCTTCATCGGCTTCATCGGAATCCTGGGCATCCTCTTCACCCTCCTCAACCTCACCGTGGGAGACATTTTCGACAGCCTCTTCGCCTTCCTGCCCACCGGATGGGCACTGCTTCAG ATATCGCAGGCGCTGCGGCCGGTGATGAAGGGGCTGGGGCTGTGGGGCTCCGTCAAGGCCTTGGCTCGAGGGTACGAGTACGTGATGGGAGTGGTGATCTTTGCGCCGGTGGCCGTCCTCGCCTGGTTCCCCTTCGTGTCCGAGTTCCAAACCAGGCTGCTCTTCAACCAGGCCTTCAGCCGAGGGCTGCAGATATCGCGCATCCTGGCCGGCGGGAAAAAGCATAACTGA